The Chloroflexota bacterium genome includes the window ATCGAACAGACGGCTCGCCGTTACGCGGATCTGTTCGGCATGGAGATGCCCCAGATCCACATCACCGATCCCGAGGAGAAGACCCATATCCGCTATCGGGGACAGCCCACCCAGGGCCGAGCCAAGCTGGCCTTCTTTCAGATGGGCCCCATCGCCCTGGAGCTGATCGAACCCATCGATGGCCCCAGCACCTGGCAGGAATTCCTGGACACCCACGGCGAGGGGGTACACCACATCGCGTTCCATGTAGAGGGCATGGACGAGGTGTTGGAGCTCCTGGAAAGCAAGGGCATGCCCCTGGTGCAACGAGGAGAATTCACCGGAGGGCGATACGCCTATGTGGACACCACCTCCCAGCTGGGCGTCATGCTCGAACTGCTGGAACATGATCGCTAATCGCCTCCCGGACAGAGGAGTCCCGCCCGGCCTCGCCGCGTGTAACCGTTTCCATCTCCGGCCCATCTAACAGTAAGGCCGGATCACACCGCCAGCGCACACAAAGGATAGAGGATCAGAAGCATGAAAGCGCTCGTAAACGGACAAGTGTTCACCCCCGATCCCGTCGAAGGTGACGGCGTCGTGCTGATCGACGGCGACCGCATCGCGGCCGTGGGATCCGCCCAGGAGATCCGGGTCCCGCCGGATGCGGAGGTCATCGACGTAGGCGGCCGCCGAATTACCCCCGGCCTGATCGATATCCATATCCACGGCGTCTTGGGCCACAACTGCATGGGAGCCGAGGTGGCCGAGGTCGCCGAAGCACTGCCCCGCTTCGGCGTGACCGCCTTCTGCGCCACCACCATCACCGCCCCCATCGAGCACGTGATGAAGACGCTGGGGGAGATGGCCGATGCCATCGAGCGACGGCCGAACGGCGCCCGCATCCTGGGCATCCACCTGGAGGGGCCCCACCTCTCCCCCAAACGCCCCGGCATGGCCCGGGCCGATCTCCAGCGCCCCCTGACATGGGATGAGTTTCTGCGCTTGCAGGAGGCCGCCCGTGGACACATCAACATGATCACCTTCGCCCCGGAGGAGGGAGGCGCGGAGACGCTCATCCCTCGCCTGCGAGAGCGCAACGTGCTCCCGGTCATCGGACACTCCGACGCGACCTTCGAGCAAGTATCGAGCTGGGTGAAGGACCTGGGCCTGTCCCACGCCACCCACGCGTTCAATGCCATGCGGGGCTTCCACCATCGCCAGCCCGGCACGCTGGGCGCCGTGCTGCTGTACGATCAGATCATCGCCCAGCTCATCGCCGACGGGCATCACGTCCATCCCGGGGCGATGGCCCTGCTATGGAAGCTGAAGGGGCCGGACCGGACGGCGCTGATCAGCGACGCCATCCCGTATGCCGGGATGCCGCCCGGCGAGCACACTTGGGAGGGATATCGCCTGATCCTGGATGGGCACACCTCCCGCCTGGAGGACGGGACGCTGGCCGGGGCGGTCACGCTGCTCAACCAGAACATCATGACGATGGTGGAGAAGGTGGGCGTGCCCTTCGCCGAGGCGCTGACGGCCGCCACCCGGACGCCCGCCCGCTCGCTCGGCCTCGACGATCGGCTGGGGAAGCTGGCCCCCGGTCACGCCGCCGACATCGCCGTCATGGAGCCGGACGGTCAGATCTGGCAAACCTGGGTGAACGGCCGGATCGTCTACCGGGCCGACGGGGCCTGACGCCGGCCATCCCGTGGGAGAGGGAATCGAGGATATGTTGCGCCAGAACAGCACATTTCTGCACGCCGTGGCGTTCGTGGCCGGGTTCGGGCTGGTCTTCACGCTGCTGGGGGCCTCCGTCGGGCTGGTGGGGTACATCCTGTACGGGTTCCTCCCCCTGATCCAGCAGATCGGCGGGGTGGTTCTGATCGTCTTCGGGCTGGTGACGATGGGAGCCTTCGGCTGGCTGAGCGATCGAATCCGCCGTCGGCCCGACTGGCAGCAGCAGGC containing:
- a CDS encoding VOC family protein — protein: MRDTLGTNVIRQVAIIVKDIEQTARRYADLFGMEMPQIHITDPEEKTHIRYRGQPTQGRAKLAFFQMGPIALELIEPIDGPSTWQEFLDTHGEGVHHIAFHVEGMDEVLELLESKGMPLVQRGEFTGGRYAYVDTTSQLGVMLELLEHDR
- the nagA gene encoding N-acetylglucosamine-6-phosphate deacetylase, with the protein product MKALVNGQVFTPDPVEGDGVVLIDGDRIAAVGSAQEIRVPPDAEVIDVGGRRITPGLIDIHIHGVLGHNCMGAEVAEVAEALPRFGVTAFCATTITAPIEHVMKTLGEMADAIERRPNGARILGIHLEGPHLSPKRPGMARADLQRPLTWDEFLRLQEAARGHINMITFAPEEGGAETLIPRLRERNVLPVIGHSDATFEQVSSWVKDLGLSHATHAFNAMRGFHHRQPGTLGAVLLYDQIIAQLIADGHHVHPGAMALLWKLKGPDRTALISDAIPYAGMPPGEHTWEGYRLILDGHTSRLEDGTLAGAVTLLNQNIMTMVEKVGVPFAEALTAATRTPARSLGLDDRLGKLAPGHAADIAVMEPDGQIWQTWVNGRIVYRADGA